From Abiotrophia defectiva ATCC 49176:
CCCCTGGCCTTTTTTTTAGTAGGAATTCGTGATACACTAAAGGGGAATTTAAAGGAGGCTCTCTATGCATCTCAAAATCCTATTGATTATTGCCACCTACTTACTAGGCTCCATCCCTACTGGGGTTTGGTATTCACGTCTACGCTATCGTCAAGACGTGCGCCAAACAGGCTCTGGTAACAGTGGCGCGACTAACATTGGACGTACCTACGGCTTTCAGTCAGCCGTCTTAGTTGCCATGATTGATGTCTTAAAAGGCTGGATTCCAGTTCTCTTGGCCAAATGGCTCTTCACAGATAATGCCTGGGTGATCTCAGCTGTCGCACTTGCAGCCTTAATTGGCCATGCCTATCCCATCTGGGCCAACTTCAAGGGCGGCAAGATTGTTGCTACTTCTATCGGAGTCTTGCTAGGCTTCCATTTCTGGATTGCCTTGGTCATGGTGATTAGCTTCTTTACCCTACTCTATCTAACCAGTACTGTTAGCTTCTCGGCCATGGTCTCTTATAGCTTGACCGCCTGCTACCTCTTCTTGACTCAGCCTAATAAAATCTACGGCGTGACCTTTATCCTTATCGCCCTCTTCATGATTTATCGTCATCGTCAGAATATCGAACGCCTACTGCGCCATGAAGAAAAGACCATCAGCTTTGGTCTCGGCCTCTGGCTCAATCAGCATGGATCCAAGGATTCATCACAAGCTAAATAAAAGTAAACACGCTTAGCTCCCCTGAGAGTTAAGCGTGTTTTTTTACTTGTCTTTTTCAGCCAGATAAGCCTCAATAACTTGCATAAAGTCATAGCCATACTGTGATAATTTCTTCTGCCCCACACCTGAAATGGTCAGGAAGGCTGTTTCCGTCGTCGG
This genomic window contains:
- the plsY gene encoding glycerol-3-phosphate 1-O-acyltransferase PlsY produces the protein MHLKILLIIATYLLGSIPTGVWYSRLRYRQDVRQTGSGNSGATNIGRTYGFQSAVLVAMIDVLKGWIPVLLAKWLFTDNAWVISAVALAALIGHAYPIWANFKGGKIVATSIGVLLGFHFWIALVMVISFFTLLYLTSTVSFSAMVSYSLTACYLFLTQPNKIYGVTFILIALFMIYRHRQNIERLLRHEEKTISFGLGLWLNQHGSKDSSQAK